The genomic region CACAGGTCGTTTGTCGGGGGTCATGGCTCAGGTGAGGGATTCAAGCAAGCAGTTAACAACAGAACAGAACCACGCTTTTGCTGACAGTTATAACTTGTCAACACAAAAACGCTTAGCCGGTATATCAATATCGCATTCCAATGAGCAGTTCACTGACCAAAACACATTCAAATACTATTTAATATATTAGTAGAATGACATAAGGTTATCCACATGAAAATGTTCAATTTAACGAGTTTAAAAGACAGATGTTCTTGAAGCAGCTGTGTATCACTGACAGCCCTTACCATACATGAAAGATTTTTTTTCTGTGTTTAATAAGATCCATGGGATTTATTCTTTCttgcaaatgttgcatttttgcACCTATTTATTTTTGAGTTGTATCATTTATTATTACTCCTTTATAGCACCTTCAATGTATTTTTTAGCTTTACATAAGTGTTTAATGAGAATTCGAGATGTTAGCCAATTTAAAATACGTTAAATGTTGTACGTTGTTTACATTGAGGTGTGAAGGTGTGGTGTGAAGAGTGAGGTATGAGGGTGTGGTGTGAGGAGTGAGGTATGAGGGTGtggtgtgaggagtgaggtgtgagggtgtggtgtgaAGAGTGAGGTATGAGGGTGTGGTGTGAGGAGTGAggtatgagggagggggtgaggggtgaggggtgagggcggAGGAAGCGGGAGTTTAGGAGAGAGAGCAAACAGCAGCTGGCTAGCACGCCGGCTGGCGACCTTGGCTGGCTCGCACTCCGGTAATTGTGAACATTATCctatcccccagcctccctcctctCATCCCTCACTTGTCAGCATCCTAgcccccagcctccctcctctCATCCCTCACTTGTCAGCATCCTAgcccccagcctccctcctctCATCCCCTCACTCGTCAGCATCCTAGCCCCAAGCCTCCCTCCTCTCATCCCTCACTCGTCAGCATCctatcccccagcctccctcctctCATCCCTCACTCGTCAGCATCCTAGCTCCAGCCTCCATCCTCTCATCCCTCACTCGTCAGCATCctatcccccagcctccctcctctCATCCCTCACCCGCCAGCATCCTAGCCAAACCACTTTTCTCTCAGCTCTGCATCATCCAGCAGAATTCCTTTGATTGGTATACACTCCAAGAAGCGGAATGcttttctcagtgtatatatcacACTTGTATATAATGATGCGCTCCATATAAGTCTAATTCctccacagcctggttgaccagaccacaaccaagaggcctggtcagtgaccgggccgcgggaacgttgaTCCTCGGCATGATCACTAGGTTACCGAAAAACAGGGCAACACTGCGGCATCACTCCTGCCCTAATATATCCCTCTGGCTGTATCACGGTAGAATATTGCTGTCGCCTCTGACAAGCTTATGGTTGTCAGTCTGTATCGACACCACATTGGTTCTAATGGTGATGTGGTTGAACTAACGAAGCCTGTGTGTTTTTAATGGTGATGTGGTTGAACTAACGAAGCCTGTGTGTTTTTAATGGTGATGTGGTTGAACTAACGAAGCCTGTGTGTTTTTAATGGTGATGTGGTTGAACTAACGAAGCCTGTGTGTTCTTAATGGTGATGTGGTGGAACTAACGAAGCCTGTGTGTTCTTAATGGTAATGTGGTAGAACTAACGAAGCATATGTGTTTTTAATGGTAAATTTTGTTAACATGTCGAATAGCAAAGCCTGACCTTCCAACCATGTGCTGGTAAATATTTATTGAACAAGCCAGGACGAGATAATAACAAGCCACGATGAAGGGGAAAGATAAGCCATGGAAGAATGAACGATAAGCCAGAGTGGAATGCAGGAAAAGCCAGGAAAAAAAACTTAATTGTAATCCAAGAGAGAGTGACGGATATGTCAGGAAAAAGTATTAGCCAAAGTTGAAGCGAACAATAACCCAGACTGGAGGGAAGGCAAGGCAGGGTAGACGGAATGAAAAAAGTTAACCAAAATGGACGTGAGGAAGGCCCGGATTGAGGCAAGGATAAAGTGTGGGGGAATTACAGGATAAACCAGAGGGAATTGATGGATAATCCAAAATAGACTTGAGGGGAAACTGAATAACCCAGGATGTTCCGTAGGATGAGTGAGGGTGAGCTTGGagagtcatcttgaggttatcttgagatgatttcggggcttagcgtcctcgcggccggtcctcggccaggcctcctttttgttacacctacccaggaagcagcccgtagcagttgtctaactcccaggtatttatttactgctaggtgatcaggatgaaagaaacgctggccatttgtttccacctccaccggggatcgaacccggaacctcagcactacgaatcccgagcgctgtctactcagctgtcagggccctAAATTAAGCAGAGTCAACCCGGTCTGCTGTTTCAAATGTCACAATGGTGGTGTGAACACAGAAAATCAAATTATTCTCCAAGTTAACCAAAATCTTGTTGCTTTTTCTGCCCTTCAGTTTCGGAGAAAATACATAAATTAACTTTATTAAAAAATGTGAACTTCCAAAATTATGTGATCGGAAATATTTTGAGTAACGATCCCTCTGAATATCGGTGAGGGATCACGATCGGTGATCCCTCACCGATATTAAGTACACATAAATGATATCAACTCATTTGTTATCAAGTACACACATATTATATCAACACTGAATACACAGCTTAGTTTTATGATGCACAGGCAGAAGCTTAATGTGTTCGCTTACTGATACACAAACTGACAGCTTATGAGAGAGATATACGAACACGGACCAATAAACTGACAGCCAGAGAAAGAGATGGTAACAATGTCAGCGAATCGACTGATAGAGGAATATACGAACATGGCGAACATATTgacagcgagagcgagagagagagagagagagagagagagagagagagagagagagagagagagagagagagagggagagagagagagagatgaacagAGTCCACAGAGTAATGAATTGACGtccatagaggtgtgactgagctAAATTCGTAGCTAATCattgtaaacaaaacaaaaatacagtCACGATTATTCTTCCGTTTCAAAGATGTGATAAAACATATGAATTTAAAATTGAAAAAAGGGAACAATAAAACGAGAATTTACATGAGACCTTCACCTTGACTGCTATATCAATGTGGGATAAAATGTCTACGATAAAAGTGTTAATATTATTTCCAGCAAAAGCATCATTTATCTCCGCTGACGAGTATAAAACCAGTAGCTTGCAGTCTATTAGTTAAATGCGAGAATGAACGCTACGCAATGACTATATAACTTGGAGAGTAGTGAAAGCAAAATAGACAAAGAAATGCAAAGAACCGCGCCCCTAAACTTGGAGAATGCCTCCAAGTATTCATTAGTTTGGACAGACACAACTATGTCGCCTTGTAGGAGTGGCGACGTCTCGTGCCTCAACACAACAGTTAAGTTATGTGGCTGTTAACTTTATATAACATTACGCATTTGACTCCCTGGTCTGTATATGACGTAGGTTCATTACTTATATATTcttttataaatataataaatatatatatatatatatatattattggtgTGGTTTATGCGAGACGTATATGATCAGAAGTAATAGATGCCATGAAAAGAGACGTTACCATGATTAAGTAGGCAGAGAACGGTAagaaaatgttgtttttaatgtTGAAATGTTGTTTCTTCCCATTACGCTTGGTTGAGgttctcttgagatgatttcggggcttagcatccccgcggcccggtcctcaaccagcctTTCTTTTAGTtacacatccccaagaagcaggcccgtagcagctgtctaactcctaggtacctctttactgctaggtgaacagaggcatcagggtaaaagaaactctgcccatttgtttccgccttcaccggagatcgaacccggaacctcaggacaacgaatctagagcactgtccactcagctatctggCCCCTCCCTTTACAGTTTAAGTGCATAGTTTCGAATAGTTTGCATTGACTTGTAAATGTCGTCACACATTGATCTAAATTTTGTTAAACTGTTCATTTAAAATTATTAGTGAGAAGGTCAACAAAGAAATATATGTAGATACGTATAGGGAACATGTTTGATATAGCAGTTATTATACATATTATTGTATTTTCAAATAACTCTGATATCTATTTTTATATCAAATAAATTCTGCTACCAGATTAAAAACCAAAATTAGGAAATTAAATTACTAATTATAAAAGTAATTCAATTTATCCCGTGGaccattttaatttttttaattatttcatAATCATTCACAACAcattttttgcaaagttatttttCCCCAATGTTTTCTTGCTTTTTCTACATTTTTGAAAATCTTGAAGAACCTTGAAGAAGTTAGTTTGCTATCCTGCAACTCggtctcgcacaagacagtacatatataacCTATTGCTTGTAGTCACTATTTGGctgattaataagtacatatgtggtatatgccaaGTTATATTATGTTTTTAAGGTACAAACTCTTCATATAAAGACACTCTTTCGGTAACGCTTCAAAAATTGGACTTAGATTTAGCGCTGATATACCCATTTCTTCCATCCAGTCTATACTCGTCATAGATCATCAAAATATTCTATTTATTGAAGAGGATATGTTCATTAAAtacaacaccagctgctgctctATTATCACTACAAATAATGCTTCCCAAAATGATTGTATTATCACTCATATGTAAATGGATTTCGGGAGATTTTTCTTCGTTGTAAATCATTGCGGAGTTTAAGACACAGAAACACTGCTCACTTGTTTCAGAGAGGTGTGGAGCGAGAGCTGCAAGGCACTTCACCGCACACTCACACAGTGGCACTGACTGGGGGCACTAGTAGTGCCAGTCCTTCACCTCAAGgaccccacacactccctccctctcccggCCCAACCCTCCCTCCGGCCCGCCTTTTAAAATTGAAACTGAATCTGAAATGAGTTTATTAAGACGTAAACTCAAATGAGTGAGgtaactcaagctattctcaccccctgttcaatataacgtgtatatatttacacacatctTGAACAATGGACAATATTAGTGAACGTTCTGGGTAATGAACATGTACAAACACCCAACCCACAGATACATTTCTAACGACCAGCCTTAGTCTCTCACTCTCGTTACCCGGGTTCTTATGGCTCCACGCTTGATATAACGAATTCGTTACGTAGACTTCTGTCGATCTGTTTAGAGATGATATAAAAGTAATAACATGTTGCAAGACTCGCTGCAAACAACTCACAACTGGCCTGATACACACACACGTTACTTTAGAACTGCAATGAAGATGAGAGGAATATCAGTTGGCTTATCTTTTtgaatgatgaccaaaccacaactcagaagatggagaagagacgatgtttcggtctgttttggaccattatcaagtcgtgtgataatgacttgataatggtccataaTGGTCCACACgacttggtccaggacggaccgaaacgtcgtcgcctctccatcttctgagttgtggtttgatcatcatttcttcagccacgttattgtgactcgttgtCTGCATGTCTCCTTGAACGTTTACATATTTTCACGAGAATACAcaaaacttacacacacacacacacacacacacacacacacacacacacacacacacacacacacacacacacacacacacacacacacacaatgtatgtGAAGCACATTTTCCAAAAAATAGGGAATACCCATTTAACCATATCATTTCTATACCCATGTCTTCTCTGTTttgaattacgggctattcatgcccgtgccaccttttgggtggtttaatcttcatcaatcaaccaaccaaatcttCTCTGTCTGTATTCCTTGATAATGTGTTGAAACACGACAACGTTCATGTTTCAACACATTATCAAGTTCTGTTACATTTTTATTTCTTCGTGGAAACTTACACATAACCGAATCACGTCTTTGTTGTGATtattcttgcatatatatatttgcagCCATCGATCACTGGTGCAGTGGTCGGAGGATTAGTACGGTTGATGAAGAGACCCGCAGtggcttgggttcgaatcctgaggGGTCATAGAGTTTAAGTTATATCTATGCTTTGGGACCAATAAGGCTTTGAACAAAAACACTGGTGTTAGGCTTTCAGATTTCAATAAATATATTAAAGGTATAGctattttttattaatattaatcaAAATAATCTATCTAAAGTTAAAGTCCAAATGATCATGTTATTAGGATGAAATAATCGGATCACccgcccctaagtcttctgtgtaCACTGGACCCTCGCAGAATGAACACGTAGTTGAGAATTGAAAGTTTAGTGCTTACCCTATGCAGCTCATAGTCGTGTGAGAGGAATATGTCAACAAACTCTCGATCAACTTTCTCTTGGCCCGAAGGGGATGTGGATAATTTCTGATTCCTTGCGTCCTTTGGAGTTGGTGTAGACACAGGGCTGGTGTGAGTGGAGGAGGTTGATGGGATGCTAATTTGGTGCTCAACCAGCCACACATCTACCGTGATGCGGCCCCAGGGGAAGTGGCGCAAGATGCCTACTTCAGAGCCCTCAACGTCCAGAGACATCAAGTCTACGTGGGTGACGTTGATCGCCAGCAGCAGCGTGGCCAGGGGTAAGCACTGCACAGACTCGTAGTTTCGACGACCCGGCTCCGTCAAGTCCAAAGTAGTTCCTCCTTTCACACTCAACAGCGATCCGTGCGCCCTTGCAGAATAACTTTTAAAACTATCCCAGCCTGGAAGCGTCACGAATTTGACGAGTGTGCCCCGGTGTGGGTGGCCGTGGGTGGCCAAACACGAATGGCTTGCCCATGCTCGCCTGTGCTTCTCTAACAACTGGCGAAACATGTCTTCGTCGGcttccaccagcagcccctcccATCCCTTGTCCGTTTCCAGAAATAATGTATTGGAGAGAAACTCCCCATCCAAGGCCCCAGCCTCCACAAAGAACCCGGGCGGTGCCTCGGCGAATATCTCTCGAAGGACCTTTTTACAGAACACGTGAGCAAACTCCCCTTCGTGTAAAGCATATCTGAATTTGTCAGCGGTCCCTTGCTTCCGATCCCGCTTAAGGTTATAGGGTTGGGTGGATGGCGGATGGATGAAGTGGCGAGCCACGGCGTGAAGAAGATCAGGATCATCATAGCTTAGCGGACCAGCCAGACGTGCCAGAAGTAACTGGTCCACATCATCCACTAGTCGCCATCTTGACACAAGTGTCAACATCTGAAGGTTAAAATATTCATTATCAGAGACCGTAACATACAGAAGAGGCACATGTATGTAATGTTTTTATTCCATGATGGAATAAAACAGTCCATTAAGTAAGACCAGGAATAAGAAAATAATCACGGGCTCCTTCGTTACCCGAACTCTCCGAGTTAAaacccccgctcctgtaccagttaagtccactacgggctcaccataggccgtgctacttggaactttttgttcccagtagctgaatctataacaactacAACAACCGAGCTCTCTAATAATGTTGCTGAACTTTAGAACGAGAGAACAAAtggaaataaattaaattaaaaatgggCTAATAATCATTAATATGCACTTCGGTTACCATTAACAAATAATAGTTTAATATCACGTCCCATAACGCATCAGACACATTAAAACAGTTCTTAATTATAGCAAAAAGAGACAGGTTATATGCATTAAATAATACCAAATTAGAATTATCACTCGTACATTCACTACATCATTCGTAATAAAATATTTAACATAACAGACTAATCAGACCCACAGTACACCAGCTCACGTCCTGAATGGCAACCCATCGCTTCCTAGGACCCCGTGTACAGTGATCTTACTGATTGTTGTATATTGTGTACAGTGATCTTACTGATTGTTgtatatagtgtacagtgatcttactgattgttgtatatatattgtacagtGATCTTACTGattgttgtatatatattgtacagtgatcttactgttgtatatatacataccttGTAGAGGTTCCGGGATCActatccccgctgcccggtctctTCCACCCCCGCATTTTTCACTTTACTTTCCTGTGTTCCCTCACTCACGcataaggcactacgggctcaccatagcccatgctacttggaactttatgttccaggtagcaaatctttaacaacaacaacctcaccCACGCGCTGAACGATGCCCACAGACGACGCATCAAGGATAACAAAGCTTAGCTAACGGTTATCATGAAGATATTCCCTGAGGTTAAGCCATATTGTTTTAAACAGACGTCTGTAGCGTTATTTTAACCTATGTTAAAAACACTCGAGAAAGACTCACCCCTTGAACTAATATTAACAAGGCAAAGACTTTGCAAATTCTTGATGCTCTCTTCGGTAGGGGCATCCTGGTGAGAGGTCTTGTCTGGAGTGGCATATATGGCTGCCAGGCGCCCATAACTCTGTAAACACACAACGTAACGGTTCTTTTTGTTACTTTCTTACAACTTGTTACAAAGCTGTTGCATCTTGCTGCAAAGTTTTTTTTATGACCGGgatgttgttacaacttgttagatacTTGTTActacttgttagaaggtgttacaagttGTTCGAATGTTGTGGGAAGGTTGTAGTTTTGCTGTGTGTTCGGCATGCTGCAGCGATGCTCTGCCAAGTGTGTTATACCTTTATGATGATTTTTTCCCTATCACGTGGCGGTCGGGTCATACCCAGGAAAATAGCGAGTAAAACATACTATTAATAGACCAGATACACGTTGGGCTAATATTGaggtccccccacccccccacagccGAGTTAggaagtactcacctatttgtgcttgcgggggttgagctttggctcttttgtccccACCTCATACCAAAGGCGGGGTTGTGAGTTACAACCCCGAAtgtgaacacaaatgcgaacaagcctgaatggtccccaggactatatgcaactttccggtcgtgatggtcaagtggattaagacgtcctgtagataccagttgcgttgctcctggcagtatgggttcgagtcacttctggggtgtgagttttcagtcgcatatagtcctggggaccattcaggcttgttcgcatttgtgttcctcacgtgtgccccaaagaatgaggtgatttgataaaatgctatgcccaagattaccatttgagtgccggcggggaagtggttcaaatagcttcggctatcacttccttttgttcggtcatgatggtcaagcggattaaggcgtcctgtagataccagttgcgttgctcctggcagtatgggttcgagtcacttgtagggtgtgagggagtgagtatatatatatatatatatatatatatatatatatatatatatatatatatatatatatatatatatatataatacaagagTTCTTCCATTCTTGTAATGTAATTctgattgggtgataggaaatgcgccaTGAAATATATATTTGAAAATTCCAATTGATCCAAAGATGAGAAAATTCCAAATGATGCACTGTACCACTGTATACAggcgtgctgtaccactgtacacaGGCGTGCTGTACCACTATACAACACGCCTGTACTTCCTGACTCTCAGGTAATATACTAAAGGCTGAATTTTTGTTCTTTCTTTAAGTTTGCCCAAGATAAACTTCGTTGGCTGTGATTGTTCATAGAAAATGGAGTAAATGGGTTAACTATTGAAATTTCTATCCAAAAGGTTTAACCAATGATTATTCCAGTCGGTTTTCCATAGCCGCAGAGAAGGCGCTTGTTAGGATTGTTGAGGGCTCCTTAGGTCAAGTATTTCCATGAAATATGCATTTCCATGAATGCATATTACATGAATGGAAATTGCATTTCCATGAATGCAACCCTCAGAAGTTGTCAAAATCCCGGGTACCTACTTACTAATAGGTGAACAGAACCATTCAATAATGGATAACGATGACCAACTGCTTCTATCCTACCGCATGACCTTCGGTTATAAACCGACGTGGTCATGCTACGCTACAGAACCTTCGAGGAAGACTCAGTAATAACGGAATAGGTTCCCAGTGTCGGAGTGAGGGATCCCTATTATCCCTATAGAGGTCACCCTCTAGCACCTAGTCACCCTCCACTGACCTTCCCCAGCATGCAGCCCACAACAGTAGCCTAACTCCGAGGTACCTAGTTACgtctagatgaacagaggcatcagacgtACAGAAACGAAGCCCAAACGGTTCGTCCAGCAcaggaatcgaactcgggcccaTTTGCCTATTAGCCGATAGCAAATGACAACAGCATATATGAGAGAGACCATTAGGTTCAGTAACTTATACACCAGTCGATTAActgtagagaggcgggacccaagagcctcactcatcccttgcaaatgcgaCTATGAGAGTACTGTATATTTTTACACAGAAATAGACGGACAAAATGGATGTCAgtggacatatatattatattggtcatatgtatattatatatatataatatacatatgacTACTCAGGGGATTCGAACTTAGGCCGCCAGGGGTCTCCCAATCAGCAGCATTGGTACCCTAACCACATATAATGTGAATGTGTTTTATTGAACATAATCGAAATGATTAGATGAATAATTCTTGCGCAAATCTTTTCTATATTTCCTATGTTCTTCACTTgaaaaggaagttgaaaaattctcTCTCAGTTCATTTAACAATTTGATTCGAACTGATACGTGACGCTAAAAGACGCGTTTCTCTGAATTTATCTTCAAGATTTTCGGAGGTAGAGGAAAAGTGTAGACAAATTAGCTGTTGCTGCTAAattagatttagctactgagaacgaaatgcccatgtagcacgggctatagtgagcccgttagAGACAAATTAGCTGTTGTTTCAGATTCAGCCACTCaaaactaaaagttccaagtagcacgggctatggtgagcccatagtggactacctggcacaggagcggcaagtagcacgggctatggtgagcccgtagtggacttacctggcacaggagcggggctgtaactgtgaggACAAATTACCAGGTTTGACAACTTTTATAATATGAGATGAAGTGTTACCCAATCGAGAGGAGGGGGCCAGTAtgtgttattttttttattaattaggGCAATAGCTGTTATATACAAGGTATATACATTTATTACTCAAGGTGTGTTTCTTTTCCTCTACATctacatttttatatataattatggAGAAACAACTATGGTGCTTATGACCTCGAAATGTGAACTGTAAACCAATTTTGTTTACAGTTCATTATTATGTTAAGAATGCAATTGAACATTGGAGACTTAAATAATTAAAAGgttatatattaaaaagtttTGATGTCTGGCTCAATCAGCATCACCACAAAAGCTTCCATTGATTTCTATATAATCTTCCAGCGCTGGGAAACCGTCGTGGTATAAGTTATAACGAATGGTATATGTTTTGCCGAGAATATTCAGTTATTCATATAATTTTCACATATAGTTTTTCTCACATCGCCATTAGCGTTCTCCATTAAAAATTCACTCAAGAGCTTTATTCTTCCTCGTTGCTTCTTTACACAGTCTGACACTTGCATTTATTTTCCATTCATATTTTGAGCGATATTTTCCACCCGTGAGTTTTGTGCGAGGGTTTTCTCTCAGGCTCCTGTGTGTTGGGGCAAATGGTGCTTCCTTGAGCACTCTCTTGAAGCACactcattatctctctctctctctctctctctctctctctctctctctctctctctctctctctctctctctctctctctctctctctctctctctctctcacactctctctcacactctctcgttctctctctctctctctctctctctctctctctctctctctctctctcttacactctctcgttctctctctctgtctgtctctctaagACAAGAGTACATTTAGAATGTAGCTGATTTTCCTAGTGACACTCCAAACTAAGAACTGTCATCTCATCATAAGCCTGTCCATATAGTTATTCATTTAATTGTCTTATCATTATTTGTTCATTAGGAATACAATTTAACTAATGTTACCATCATGAGATGTAGAGGATGTGTACCAGATGTGTgaagtgtgccagagccttcttgTGGTAAATTATTTTAATCTTAAGCTTATTTTAGCATGTAAGAACATGCTCCAAATGTAAGTCAGCATAGGAATTACTTTTTCTTATGATTTAGGCCAGCACGAAGTTATTGAAGGCTGCGCGCCTTGTGAATGTAGCTGCAGCATTTGCTTGTCTACGAAGTTGTTCCAGGTGGGGAACATTGTGTATATTGTCCTTGTACATTACAAGGCGACATCTCTCCGGTGTTGACGGCTCTCAATATACTCACCAATCCAACCAGGGTGGGTCAAGAGCTGAGCTTTCTCACGTGGTTATCTACCCAGACCATAGCGATGCATATTCCAAATGGAAGCAGAATTGTTTTATATAAGTAGCCTGCTCTTGGCTAGCCAAGACTACTAGGGGTAGCCATGGCTCTTCATGGTCATCAAAGAGTCAAAGTTTATCATCAAGATGTTAGCTTCATCACTTAGCACTAGATTTTCTACTCAATCATATACCTGTCCTTGCTGCACTGTTATGCAGTCTAGTTATGATCGTCACCTGTGTTTGCTGCCGCCGCCTACAACTGCTAGAAATTGTGGCAGTTCGCGATTAATGAGCCTCGTACCTATTGGGATTTTCTCTCATGCTCATCATCGCATTATGCTAGAGCTATAAGGATGAGAAGGAGATTGTTTAAGTGGATCTTTCACAGCAAAGAGCTAAGAAAACTACCCTGTGGTATATTGGTACCAATGGAATGGCTTTAAATTTTTGCTCTATTAAAACTACGTTTAGAAGGTAGGTAGACTCTTATTAACTGTAGAATGACGGTACTAAGATACTGACATACTAACTGTTTGAAGCTTAGCTGCAGATTGTGGTGTCGTATCCGGTCAAAAGCACCAACAATATCTAATGGGGAAATAATGCTACTTAATGGAAAGGTTCAAAAAGAGATCAGCACCAGAACGACATCTCCTGAAACCCTGTTGGAGACTGTACGGTAACTGATGATGATCAAAGAATACTGTGACTTGCTGTGGGATTACTGTCTAGCGAATTTTTGTCAGAAATTGACAGCAACGACATTGGTACGTAGTTAATGACCACTAAACGGCTTTTCTTTTTTGTGATATTGTCCTGCCTAACTCAAGGTCAATATGCCTTGAGGTAGGAAGGTCTTCACACCTGCATAACGGCCTCGGGGTGACCTTATCCGAACCCCATTGACTTAAATATGTCAAGTGATTTAAAGAGATGGAGGACTCGTCTCTGCTGACAACTTTGACACAGTGCTTGGAACAAGTTATAGAGGCTgtatgatgttgttgttgttttagattcagattCTTGAAACATCAAGTTACAAGCAGCACGGATTAAGGTGATCCCCATCGTGCTCACCTGGCACAACAGATGTGCTGTAGAGGCTGTCGTTCTGGATCACGCACCTGTATCCTGGTGCCCAAATTCTTCGTCTGCCAGTAGGTCAGCCTTTTCCTGATTGCTCGTGGCAAcagttccatctctc from Procambarus clarkii isolate CNS0578487 chromosome 83, FALCON_Pclarkii_2.0, whole genome shotgun sequence harbors:
- the LOC138358368 gene encoding uncharacterized protein is translated as MAVVLVHLVGRTLCPVHLIGAASAVSDGCDVEGDASSLIDRIWQRDNLIGGMLKRMRLISGMFSIGMSYGRLAAIYATPDKTSHQDAPTEESIKNLQSLCLVNISSRVVIDSATGNKKFQVARPMMLTLVSRWRLVDDVDQLLLARLAGPLSYDDPDLLHAVARHFIHPPSTQPYNLKRDRKQGTADKFRYALHEGEFAHVFCKKVLREIFAEAPPGFFVEAGALDGEFLSNTLFLETDKGWEGLLVEADEDMFRQLLEKHRRAWASHSCLATHGHPHRGTLVKFVTLPGWDSFKSYSARAHGSLLSVKGGTTLDLTEPGRRNYESVQCLPLATLLLAINVTHVDLMSLDVEGSEVGILRHFPWGRITVDVWLVEHQISIPSTSSTHTSPVSTPTPKDARNQKLSTSPSGQEKVDREFVDIFLSHDYELHRVSTKLSILNYVFILRGSSVHRRLRGG